A genomic stretch from bacterium includes:
- a CDS encoding tellurite resistance/C4-dicarboxylate transporter family protein: protein MMGLDVESRASFPASGRARRFLGEGVATFHPAYFAMSMATGIVCIACHLLGLRDLSAFLFWVNIFAYGAIWLATMARALWFRETFLADWSCHQRSPGFFTMVAATCVLGSQFVLVRHSLAIGFALWIAGLLLWVICTYTVFVALSVREVKPSLAEGINGGWLVAVVATQSVAVLGCLVLPGHSGNRDATLFFLTSFWLCGGMLYIWMISLIFYRYTFLRFSPADLMPPYWINMGAVAISTLAGTALVAVSGDSPFMESIRPFVKGFTILYWATATWWIPMLIVLGIWRHVVRKVAFTYDPLYWGMVFPLGMYSVCTFRLVETFELPFLAWISRSFVILAIIAWLFTFFGLVNRFLYLLLSAWSDLRRPLSTGSPFAALAATGRPGTRSSSLGGSP from the coding sequence ATGATGGGATTGGACGTGGAGAGCCGGGCATCGTTCCCGGCATCGGGACGCGCGCGCCGCTTCCTCGGCGAGGGGGTGGCGACGTTTCACCCGGCGTATTTCGCGATGTCGATGGCGACGGGGATCGTCTGCATCGCGTGCCATCTGCTCGGCTTGCGCGATCTGTCGGCGTTCCTGTTCTGGGTCAACATTTTCGCGTATGGCGCGATCTGGCTTGCCACGATGGCCCGGGCGCTCTGGTTTCGCGAGACGTTCCTCGCCGACTGGAGCTGCCATCAGCGGAGTCCCGGATTCTTCACGATGGTGGCCGCGACGTGCGTGCTGGGATCCCAGTTTGTCCTTGTGCGGCATTCCCTGGCGATCGGCTTTGCGCTGTGGATTGCCGGCCTGTTGCTCTGGGTGATTTGTACCTACACGGTCTTTGTCGCGCTCAGCGTTCGGGAGGTGAAACCGTCGCTGGCCGAAGGCATCAACGGCGGTTGGCTTGTCGCGGTCGTGGCAACGCAGTCCGTCGCCGTCCTGGGGTGCCTTGTCCTTCCCGGGCATTCGGGCAATCGGGACGCGACCTTGTTTTTTCTGACCTCCTTTTGGCTATGCGGCGGGATGCTCTACATCTGGATGATCTCGCTGATCTTCTATCGTTATACGTTTCTCCGGTTTTCCCCGGCCGACCTCATGCCGCCGTATTGGATCAACATGGGCGCGGTCGCCATCTCGACGCTTGCCGGCACGGCACTCGTCGCGGTTTCGGGCGATTCGCCGTTCATGGAGTCGATCCGCCCGTTCGTCAAAGGGTTCACGATTCTCTATTGGGCGACGGCGACCTGGTGGATTCCGATGCTGATCGTTCTCGGCATCTGGCGGCACGTCGTGCGCAAGGTGGCCTTCACGTATGACCCGTTGTATTGGGGAATGGTCTTTCCGCTCGGGATGTACAGCGTCTGCACCTTTCGTCTCGTCGAGACCTTCGAGTTGCCGTTTCTCGCCTGGATATCCCGATCCTTCGTTATCCTTGCCATCATCGCCTGGCTGTTCACCTTCTTTGGTCTGGTGAACCGCTTTCTTTATCTGCTCCTTTCCGCATGGAGCGATCTGAGGCGCCCGCTTTCCACCGGATCGCCGTTTGCCGCTCTCGCGGCGACCGGCCGCCCGGGCACCCGTTCGTCGTCACTTGGAGGTTCGCCATGA
- a CDS encoding response regulator transcription factor: MKILIADDHAIVRSGLSRILELEFPGVTIGEATTCAELLRKVRSAPWDVVILDVALGAENGLAALPQIKEARPSLPVIVLSMYSERQFVVRALAGGASAYLTKEQAADTELFKAIRTVRKGRRYLSETLAEQLADHLAKKPGEMPHETLSGRELEVFLLLASAKSVSEIAERLQLSVKTVSTYRTRILEKMSLASNAEIIQYAVRNGLVG, encoded by the coding sequence ATGAAGATTCTCATCGCCGATGACCACGCGATCGTGCGATCCGGGTTGAGCCGGATCCTCGAGCTGGAGTTTCCGGGCGTCACGATCGGGGAAGCGACGACGTGCGCGGAATTGCTCCGGAAGGTGAGGTCGGCGCCGTGGGATGTCGTGATCCTGGATGTCGCGCTCGGGGCCGAAAACGGCCTGGCCGCGTTGCCGCAAATCAAGGAAGCGCGGCCGAGCCTGCCGGTGATCGTGTTGTCGATGTACAGCGAGCGGCAGTTTGTCGTCCGCGCGCTCGCCGGCGGCGCCTCCGCCTACCTCACAAAAGAGCAAGCCGCGGATACGGAGCTGTTCAAGGCCATTCGAACCGTCCGCAAGGGACGGCGCTATCTCTCGGAAACACTCGCGGAACAGCTTGCCGATCACCTGGCCAAAAAGCCCGGCGAGATGCCGCACGAAACCCTTTCCGGCCGCGAGCTCGAGGTCTTTCTGCTGTTGGCGTCGGCCAAATCCGTGTCGGAGATCGCCGAACGACTCCAACTCAGCGTCAAAACCGTGAGTACGTACCGGACACGCATCCTCGAAAAGATGTCGCTCGCTTCCAACGCCGAAATCATCCAGTACGCCGTGCGCAACGGTCTTGTCGGTTGA
- a CDS encoding HAMP domain-containing protein, with protein MENREVSGKQLSTTRRFVKVFLTLRGRLILLIGFATVPAVLFIFLAAARERVAALERMETEARHLGNLASREHAHQLNGGRNLLRRLGDVLACEGGPPVAAPVCPEYLPALLNGFPQFANIGVADPDGEVVCSAADIRHSSLKTNVAFERALGSIEVETGTYVVGFVDRPVLHLAHAIRGPDQAPCAVAFVAVELGWLDQLAEQANLPADYSLLITDRDGHVLARSGADTGLLAAEQQQPNPALAQALGRPHGAVIDIGPDAMSRFFVATPMEGIPGIFVVAGLPYERVQGTANHAFYRTLVGLILVTIFAIASAIFAAEFSVLRVLRALTRAVRRFGAGDLSARAPLPGSHGELRELAVSFSAMADALATRQKEAHEAQGRLRALSHRLQAARDEEASRIARELHDELGQILTGLKMELSTVCRVCSRRPDSLAGDEAIVKMGEQINRAIDSVRRISSELRPPVLDRLGLAAAVDWLVRDREANSGLAIILNVGNVSEPIDGLVSTTVFRIVQEALTNVIRHADATEVSVDLMGNEATLALTIHDNGKGIEPADAEGPQSLGILGMRERVHLLGGSFAVRGRPGEGTTIEVEVPREAPIAPDGAAGPDGGP; from the coding sequence ATGGAAAACCGCGAGGTCAGCGGAAAACAGCTATCGACGACGCGGCGGTTCGTCAAAGTCTTCCTTACCCTACGCGGCCGCCTGATATTGCTCATCGGCTTCGCGACCGTACCGGCGGTCCTGTTCATTTTTCTTGCGGCGGCCCGGGAGCGCGTGGCGGCTCTGGAACGCATGGAAACCGAGGCGCGCCATCTCGGAAACCTGGCGTCGCGCGAACACGCCCATCAGCTCAACGGCGGCCGCAACCTCCTTCGTCGCCTCGGCGACGTGCTCGCGTGCGAAGGCGGGCCGCCGGTGGCGGCGCCGGTCTGTCCGGAATACCTACCCGCGCTTCTCAACGGATTTCCCCAGTTCGCGAATATCGGCGTTGCCGATCCGGACGGCGAGGTTGTGTGCAGCGCGGCGGACATCCGGCATTCGAGCCTGAAGACGAACGTCGCCTTCGAGCGCGCACTCGGCTCAATCGAGGTCGAGACGGGGACGTATGTCGTCGGCTTCGTCGACCGACCCGTCCTGCACCTGGCCCATGCGATTCGCGGCCCGGATCAAGCGCCTTGCGCCGTTGCGTTCGTGGCGGTGGAACTCGGCTGGCTCGATCAACTGGCCGAGCAGGCGAATCTGCCGGCGGACTACTCGCTGCTGATCACGGACCGCGACGGGCACGTGCTCGCGCGTTCGGGTGCGGATACGGGCCTTCTCGCCGCCGAGCAACAGCAACCCAATCCCGCCCTCGCCCAGGCGTTGGGCCGCCCGCACGGAGCCGTCATCGATATCGGTCCCGACGCGATGTCGCGATTTTTTGTGGCGACGCCGATGGAAGGCATCCCCGGTATCTTCGTCGTCGCCGGCTTGCCGTACGAACGCGTGCAAGGGACGGCGAATCACGCCTTCTACCGCACCTTGGTGGGACTCATCCTGGTGACGATTTTCGCGATTGCCTCGGCGATTTTCGCGGCTGAGTTCTCCGTGCTGCGTGTCTTGCGCGCGCTGACGAGGGCGGTGCGACGGTTCGGCGCCGGCGACCTCTCGGCGCGGGCTCCGTTGCCCGGAAGTCACGGGGAGTTGCGGGAGCTTGCCGTTTCGTTCAGCGCCATGGCCGACGCCTTGGCCACCCGGCAAAAGGAGGCTCACGAAGCCCAGGGGCGGCTTCGCGCCCTTTCTCATCGACTCCAGGCGGCGCGCGACGAAGAAGCAAGCCGGATCGCGCGCGAACTTCATGACGAACTTGGCCAGATTCTGACCGGCCTGAAGATGGAACTTTCGACCGTCTGCCGCGTGTGCTCGCGCCGGCCGGACTCGTTGGCCGGCGATGAGGCGATCGTCAAGATGGGCGAGCAGATCAACCGCGCCATCGATTCCGTCCGGCGGATTTCATCGGAACTGCGTCCCCCGGTGCTTGATCGGCTGGGGCTTGCCGCGGCCGTCGATTGGCTTGTGCGCGATCGCGAGGCCAACTCCGGTCTTGCGATCATTCTCAATGTCGGCAATGTTTCGGAGCCCATCGACGGGCTGGTATCGACCACCGTGTTCCGGATCGTGCAGGAAGCCTTGACGAACGTCATCCGACATGCCGACGCAACCGAAGTGAGCGTTGACCTTATGGGCAACGAAGCGACTCTTGCGCTTACGATTCACGATAACGGCAAGGGCATCGAGCCCGCGGACGCCGAAGGGCCCCAGTCGCTCGGCATCCTGGGCATGCGCGAGCGTGTCCACCTTCTCGGCGGCTCGTTCGCCGTGCGGGGACGGCCCGGAGAAGGCACGACGATCGAGGTTGAAGTGCCCCGGGAGGCGCCGATAGCGCCGGATGGCGCGGCGGGTCCGGATGGCGGACCATGA
- a CDS encoding S9 family peptidase, producing the protein MFDKIFRGWVWRAAIAIACALILTVIAGAAIERAVAEDDKGDSPPSSEATPTPTPTPSPAASPAPAAESTPAPDATPVDAEATPAKPPDDGLPPIEAYLNIRRAVGPTWSPDGQSLVYLSNDTGTYQAWKIAADGGEPVRLTQFENTIGFVEYLPNARRILFGMDEGGNERTQIYIMNDDGMDVVRLTSDENVIHTLGAVDRDGKRIAYASNARDQRYFDVYVMDLATRQSRLVLQQDAYNEAAAFSPDGKFVVVSTWESNFNNNLTLVEMPSLADQLLTPHSGWATYTDIAWPPGADAFYLISNLGQDWSKVATLEPKERELAYKGTGKWDAQTLAISRDGSRLAYTLNVNGQSTLALVDLKQGKPLPVPAIEEGIIGGLEFSPDSNKLAFHFSSPTRTHNVWIADLAANTAAPLTDASLAGIDPATFVSPRQVRYRGHDDLVIPAFLYVPPGESDGPRGVVVYAHGGPEAQERPDFSGLFQYLLSRGIAIFAPNVRGSTGYGKTYEHLDDKRLRRNSLRDYAAGVEFLKSAGGFDAEKIGIFGGSYGGYVVLGSLAEYPELFACGVSVVGISNFVTFLENTGAWRRTIREAEYGTLAEDREFLESISPTNQVDTMRAPLMVIQGANDPRVPASESDQMVAALRERGREVSYLLYPDEGHGLAKLKNRLDAYPKVADFLRKCVADPAGALKTESDVEKSSNSAPDASTLP; encoded by the coding sequence ATGTTCGACAAAATTTTTCGCGGATGGGTTTGGCGCGCGGCGATCGCGATTGCGTGCGCTTTGATTCTCACCGTAATAGCCGGCGCGGCAATCGAGCGCGCGGTCGCCGAGGACGACAAGGGCGATTCGCCCCCCTCGTCCGAAGCGACCCCGACGCCGACGCCCACCCCTTCACCCGCTGCGTCACCCGCGCCGGCGGCGGAATCGACGCCGGCGCCCGATGCGACGCCGGTGGACGCAGAGGCCACGCCGGCCAAACCTCCCGACGATGGTCTGCCGCCGATCGAGGCGTATCTGAACATCCGCCGCGCGGTGGGGCCGACGTGGTCGCCCGACGGGCAGAGCCTCGTGTACCTCTCGAACGATACGGGCACCTATCAGGCGTGGAAGATCGCCGCGGACGGCGGAGAGCCCGTGCGTTTGACGCAGTTTGAAAACACGATCGGCTTCGTGGAATACCTGCCGAACGCGCGCCGCATCTTGTTCGGCATGGACGAAGGCGGCAACGAGCGCACGCAGATCTACATCATGAACGACGACGGCATGGACGTCGTTCGCCTGACCTCCGACGAAAACGTCATCCACACGCTCGGCGCGGTGGATCGCGACGGCAAGCGCATTGCCTACGCGAGCAACGCGCGCGACCAGCGCTACTTCGACGTGTACGTCATGGATCTCGCCACGCGCCAATCGCGCCTCGTGCTGCAGCAGGATGCGTACAACGAGGCAGCCGCGTTTTCGCCCGACGGAAAATTCGTCGTCGTGTCGACGTGGGAGTCGAACTTCAACAACAACCTCACGCTCGTCGAGATGCCGTCGCTCGCCGATCAGCTCCTGACTCCGCACTCCGGATGGGCGACGTACACCGACATCGCGTGGCCGCCGGGAGCGGACGCGTTCTATCTTATATCCAACCTCGGGCAGGATTGGTCGAAGGTCGCAACGCTCGAACCAAAGGAGCGCGAGCTCGCCTACAAGGGCACGGGCAAGTGGGATGCGCAGACGCTGGCGATCTCGCGCGACGGCTCGCGCCTCGCGTACACACTGAACGTCAATGGCCAATCGACGCTGGCGCTTGTCGATCTCAAGCAGGGCAAGCCGCTGCCCGTACCGGCGATCGAGGAGGGCATCATCGGCGGGCTCGAGTTTTCGCCGGACAGCAACAAGCTCGCGTTTCACTTCAGCTCTCCCACGCGAACGCACAACGTCTGGATCGCGGACCTGGCCGCGAACACCGCGGCGCCGCTGACCGACGCGAGCCTCGCGGGGATCGACCCGGCAACGTTCGTTTCCCCGCGCCAAGTTCGCTATCGCGGCCACGACGACCTTGTGATCCCGGCGTTCCTCTACGTTCCGCCCGGCGAGAGCGACGGCCCGCGCGGTGTCGTCGTGTACGCGCACGGCGGACCGGAGGCGCAGGAGCGGCCGGATTTTTCGGGGCTATTTCAATATCTGCTCTCGCGCGGCATCGCGATCTTCGCGCCGAACGTTCGCGGCAGCACGGGGTACGGCAAGACCTACGAACATCTGGACGACAAGCGCCTGCGCCGCAATTCCTTGCGCGACTACGCGGCGGGGGTGGAATTTCTGAAATCGGCTGGCGGGTTCGACGCGGAAAAAATCGGCATCTTCGGCGGCAGCTACGGCGGATACGTCGTGCTGGGGAGTCTTGCGGAATATCCCGAGTTATTCGCGTGCGGGGTTTCGGTTGTCGGGATTTCGAACTTCGTCACGTTCCTGGAGAACACCGGCGCATGGCGGCGAACGATCCGCGAGGCGGAATACGGGACGCTCGCCGAGGACCGCGAGTTCCTGGAATCGATCAGCCCGACAAACCAGGTCGATACCATGCGCGCGCCGCTCATGGTCATCCAGGGCGCGAACGATCCGCGCGTGCCGGCGAGCGAATCCGATCAGATGGTCGCCGCGCTGCGCGAGCGCGGGCGGGAAGTGTCCTATCTCCTCTATCCCGACGAGGGGCATGGCCTCGCCAAGCTGAAAAATCGCCTGGACGCTTACCCGAAGGTCGCGGATTTTCTACGGAAATGCGTCGCGGACCCGGCTGGAGCTCTGAAAACGGAATCGGATGTAGAAAAATCGTCGAATTCCGCCCCGGATGCGTCCACCCTGCCCTGA